A single region of the Vicugna pacos unplaced genomic scaffold, VicPac4 scaffold_76, whole genome shotgun sequence genome encodes:
- the LOC140694638 gene encoding uncharacterized protein isoform X2, with protein MDGVQGVFRVLPEDEGWQEEVAEAAAEENWAVELGEEEGEREEFEFEFEDQEEEEYQSEEGDEDEEEEERETEEEEEDGQEGTEVVSGAREAPTVRSGSLFRILVHSLLHSDRDLVRPHAGRVGARRRFWQRLDLADLADLADLAEGPAPPQEVEAPGEGPVPQEREDLGEEAEVWGGEALADASQSWEAGACGPEGRAQAGEWRPSPQALAAPVGASGPKAGGAQRLPLALTQRVKALKNLQARHAQVEAQFYKDLFDLEKKYAAFYEPLFDRRAAIINAIHEPTEGECQWAVGVAEGAWEEMDAEPEGKGQINGIPHFWLTAFKNVKMLGRMIRGNDELALEHLTDVKIKFSGVDEPMGFTVEFIFESNEYFFNQVLTKTYRMRSDPDDSDPFFSRGPEIISSTGCEIYWKEGKDLTMKTLELQKCEGRGSVVPATDKKRLNISVKTLMKRSKKLKGQEPKNQGEDLKRMWTQQRAAPGKPVLRHRKTRWRKKQRNCSSRI; from the exons ATGGATGGAGTCCAGGGCGTCTTCAGAGTCCTTCCGGAGGATGAGGGTTGGCAGGAGGAGGTCGCCGAGGCCGCAGCGGAAGAGAACTGGGCTGTagagctgggagaggaggagggggaaagggaagagtttgAATTCGAGTTCGaggaccaggaggaggaggagtaccAGTCAGAAGAGGGGGACGAAgacgaggaggaggaagagagggagacagaagaggaggaggaggacgggcAGGAGGGCACAGAAGTCGTCTCGGGTGCCCGTGAGGCCCCCACCGTGCGGTCTGGGTCCCTGTTCCGCATTCTGGTCCATTCCCTTCTACACAGCGACCGTGACCTGGTCCGGCCCCACGCGGGCCGCGTGGGGGCTCGGCGCCGCTTCTGGCAGCGCTTGGACCTTGCAGACCTTGCAGACCTTGCAGACCTTGCAGAGGGCCCCGCGCCTCCTCAGGAGGTGGAAGCCCCGGGAGAGGGACCTGTGCCCCAGGAGCGGGAAGACCTGGGAGAGGAAGCTGAGGTGTGGGGGGGCGAGGCCCTGGCTGATGCCTCCCAGTCCTGGGAGGCTGGAGCCTGTGGCCCcgagggcagggcccaggctggCGAGTGGCGGCCGAGTCCTCAGGCCCTCGCAGCCCCTGTTGGGGCGTCTGGCCCAAAGGCAGGCGGTGCTCAGCGCTTGCCTCTAGCACTTACGCAGCGGGTCAAAGCTCTCAAAAACCTCCAGGCACGACATGCGCAAGTAGAAGCCCAATTCTATAAAGACCTTTTTGATCTCGAGAAAAAGTACGCTGCCTTCTACGAACCTCTGTTCGATAGGAGAGCTGCCATCATCAATGCAATTCATGAGCCCACAGAAGGGGAATGTCAGTGGGCAGTAGGTGTGGCGGAAGGGGCTTGGGAAGAAATGGATGCAGAGCCTGAAGGAAAGGGGCAAATAAATGGCATACCTCACTTTTGGCtgacagcttttaaaaatgtcaagatGCTCGGTAGGATGATCCGGGGAAATGACGAACTTGCCCTGGAGCACTTGACAGatgtgaaaataaagttttctggGGTCGATGAACCAATGGGCTTCACCGTAGAATTTATCTTTGAGTCAAACGAATACTTTTTCAACCAAGTTCTGACGAAAACGTACCGAATGCGCTCAGACCCAGATGATTCTGATCCCTTCTTCTCCAGAGGGCCAGAGATAATCAGCAGCACAGGCTGTGAGATCTACTGGAAAGAGGGGAAAGACCTCACCATGAAAACTCTCGAGCTGCAGAAGTGTGAGGGCCGTGGAAGTGTGGTACCAGCCACGGACAAG AAGCGACTGAATATCAGTGTGAAGACTCTGATGAAGAGGTCCAAGAAGCTGAAGGGCCAAGAACCGAAGAACCAGGGCGAGGACCTGAAAAGGATGTGGacccagcagagggcagccccGGGGAAGCCAG TTCTCAGGCATAGAAAGACACGATGGAGGAAGAAACAACGAAATTGTTCTTCACGGATTTGA
- the LOC140694638 gene encoding nucleosome assembly protein 1-like 1-A isoform X1, giving the protein MDGVQGVFRVLPEDEGWQEEVAEAAAEENWAVELGEEEGEREEFEFEFEDQEEEEYQSEEGDEDEEEEERETEEEEEDGQEGTEVVSGAREAPTVRSGSLFRILVHSLLHSDRDLVRPHAGRVGARRRFWQRLDLADLADLADLAEGPAPPQEVEAPGEGPVPQEREDLGEEAEVWGGEALADASQSWEAGACGPEGRAQAGEWRPSPQALAAPVGASGPKAGGAQRLPLALTQRVKALKNLQARHAQVEAQFYKDLFDLEKKYAAFYEPLFDRRAAIINAIHEPTEGECQWAVGVAEGAWEEMDAEPEGKGQINGIPHFWLTAFKNVKMLGRMIRGNDELALEHLTDVKIKFSGVDEPMGFTVEFIFESNEYFFNQVLTKTYRMRSDPDDSDPFFSRGPEIISSTGCEIYWKEGKDLTMKTLELQKCEGRGSVVPATDKVPSRSFFTYFYPPDSPEGRVLDIATDYKLGYFFREVLVPKSVLFFTKEATEYQCEDSDEEVQEAEGPRTEEPGRGPEKDVDPAEGSPGEASSQA; this is encoded by the exons ATGGATGGAGTCCAGGGCGTCTTCAGAGTCCTTCCGGAGGATGAGGGTTGGCAGGAGGAGGTCGCCGAGGCCGCAGCGGAAGAGAACTGGGCTGTagagctgggagaggaggagggggaaagggaagagtttgAATTCGAGTTCGaggaccaggaggaggaggagtaccAGTCAGAAGAGGGGGACGAAgacgaggaggaggaagagagggagacagaagaggaggaggaggacgggcAGGAGGGCACAGAAGTCGTCTCGGGTGCCCGTGAGGCCCCCACCGTGCGGTCTGGGTCCCTGTTCCGCATTCTGGTCCATTCCCTTCTACACAGCGACCGTGACCTGGTCCGGCCCCACGCGGGCCGCGTGGGGGCTCGGCGCCGCTTCTGGCAGCGCTTGGACCTTGCAGACCTTGCAGACCTTGCAGACCTTGCAGAGGGCCCCGCGCCTCCTCAGGAGGTGGAAGCCCCGGGAGAGGGACCTGTGCCCCAGGAGCGGGAAGACCTGGGAGAGGAAGCTGAGGTGTGGGGGGGCGAGGCCCTGGCTGATGCCTCCCAGTCCTGGGAGGCTGGAGCCTGTGGCCCcgagggcagggcccaggctggCGAGTGGCGGCCGAGTCCTCAGGCCCTCGCAGCCCCTGTTGGGGCGTCTGGCCCAAAGGCAGGCGGTGCTCAGCGCTTGCCTCTAGCACTTACGCAGCGGGTCAAAGCTCTCAAAAACCTCCAGGCACGACATGCGCAAGTAGAAGCCCAATTCTATAAAGACCTTTTTGATCTCGAGAAAAAGTACGCTGCCTTCTACGAACCTCTGTTCGATAGGAGAGCTGCCATCATCAATGCAATTCATGAGCCCACAGAAGGGGAATGTCAGTGGGCAGTAGGTGTGGCGGAAGGGGCTTGGGAAGAAATGGATGCAGAGCCTGAAGGAAAGGGGCAAATAAATGGCATACCTCACTTTTGGCtgacagcttttaaaaatgtcaagatGCTCGGTAGGATGATCCGGGGAAATGACGAACTTGCCCTGGAGCACTTGACAGatgtgaaaataaagttttctggGGTCGATGAACCAATGGGCTTCACCGTAGAATTTATCTTTGAGTCAAACGAATACTTTTTCAACCAAGTTCTGACGAAAACGTACCGAATGCGCTCAGACCCAGATGATTCTGATCCCTTCTTCTCCAGAGGGCCAGAGATAATCAGCAGCACAGGCTGTGAGATCTACTGGAAAGAGGGGAAAGACCTCACCATGAAAACTCTCGAGCTGCAGAAGTGTGAGGGCCGTGGAAGTGTGGTACCAGCCACGGACAAGGTGCCCAGTCGTTCCTTCTTCACCTACTTCTACCCTCCTGATTCTCCTGAGGGTAGGGTATTGGATATCGCCACTGATTATAAGTTGGGCTATTTTTTCCGTGAAGTTCTGGTCCCAAAGTCCGTATTATTCTTCACGAAAGAAGCGACTGAATATCAGTGTGAAGACTCTGATGAAGAGGTCCAAGAAGCTGAAGGGCCAAGAACCGAAGAACCAGGGCGAGGACCTGAAAAGGATGTGGacccagcagagggcagccccGGGGAAGCCAG TTCTCAGGCATAG